Proteins from one Halovivax limisalsi genomic window:
- a CDS encoding conditioned medium-induced protein 4, whose protein sequence is MDEKTEELRDIFTSVTDEETVTESQEDERGSLDQDDRTVEERVEGVVEQMQDRYGFETSLSTSELVAVAYEFYEGHSDAAIADELGVDATDVFQARMALHLIDEDEVPEIDLGALREREADEATLATEYDVSVDEIERYRAIAAAQAESRAANDRYRDEFDSLLADADLTTRMAADAREDGLEDATEGMETDVSF, encoded by the coding sequence ATGGACGAGAAGACGGAGGAATTGCGCGATATCTTCACGAGCGTGACCGACGAGGAGACGGTCACCGAGTCCCAGGAGGACGAGCGCGGGTCGCTCGACCAGGACGATCGGACGGTCGAAGAGCGCGTCGAGGGCGTCGTCGAACAGATGCAGGACCGATACGGATTCGAGACGTCGCTCTCGACGTCGGAGCTGGTCGCCGTCGCCTACGAGTTCTACGAGGGACACTCGGACGCGGCGATCGCCGACGAACTCGGCGTCGACGCGACCGACGTGTTCCAGGCGCGCATGGCCTTGCACCTGATCGACGAGGACGAGGTCCCCGAGATCGATCTCGGCGCGCTACGGGAGCGCGAGGCTGACGAGGCAACGCTGGCGACGGAGTACGACGTCTCCGTCGACGAGATCGAACGCTATCGCGCCATCGCGGCGGCGCAGGCCGAATCGCGCGCGGCGAACGACCGCTACCGCGACGAGTTCGACAGCCTGCTGGCCGACGCCGACCTCACCACGCGCATGGCCGCCGACGCCCGCGAGGACGGCCTCGAGGACGCGACCGAGGGGATGGAGACCGACGTCTCGTTCTGA
- a CDS encoding VOC family protein, which translates to MNGAVVDLDHAAIRVADLDRALEFYHGLLGMPVRDRDRYESGEVPYVAVAAGGRHVHLVPTDEAIDVGGEHLCLLLRSSETDSREELEAFLADLREAGVEVEDGEPYERYGAYGRAWAAYVRDPDGRRVELKVH; encoded by the coding sequence ATGAACGGGGCCGTCGTCGACCTGGACCACGCGGCGATTCGCGTCGCCGATCTCGACCGCGCGCTCGAATTCTACCACGGCTTACTCGGCATGCCCGTGCGCGATCGCGATCGGTACGAGAGCGGCGAGGTCCCCTACGTCGCGGTCGCGGCGGGCGGGCGCCACGTCCACCTCGTCCCGACCGACGAGGCGATCGACGTCGGCGGCGAACACCTCTGTCTCCTGCTCCGCTCGAGCGAGACCGACTCGCGCGAGGAACTCGAGGCGTTCCTCGCGGACCTTCGCGAGGCGGGCGTCGAGGTCGAGGACGGCGAACCGTACGAACGATACGGCGCCTACGGTCGAGCCTGGGCGGCGTACGTCCGCGATCCGGACGGCCGTCGGGTGGAGCTGAAGGTCCACTGA
- a CDS encoding NADPH-dependent FMN reductase — protein sequence MARTTHIVAICGSLAEDSATRVSLRVALEAAEGAGADTTLVDLREYDLPPYDSDHHEAGDADRLRRVIGSGDAILLGTPLYHGTFSSALKTALDYCRIDQFEGATVGLLCVAGGDFPTPALSHLRAVARSLHAWTLPLEVAIPNSGRAVADGELDADLADRVRELGTELVAYAGVESAPERAADREQAALAE from the coding sequence ATGGCACGGACGACCCACATCGTCGCGATCTGCGGGAGCCTGGCCGAGGACAGCGCGACGCGCGTCTCGCTGCGCGTCGCGCTCGAGGCCGCCGAAGGGGCCGGTGCGGACACGACGCTGGTTGATCTACGCGAGTACGACCTGCCGCCGTACGATTCGGACCATCACGAAGCCGGTGACGCCGATCGGCTCAGACGCGTGATCGGTTCCGGCGACGCCATTCTGCTCGGGACGCCCCTGTATCACGGTACGTTCAGCTCGGCGCTGAAGACGGCGCTCGATTACTGTCGCATCGACCAGTTCGAGGGCGCGACGGTCGGGCTGCTCTGCGTCGCCGGCGGCGACTTCCCGACGCCCGCGCTCTCCCACCTGCGCGCGGTCGCCCGCTCGTTGCACGCCTGGACGCTGCCGCTCGAGGTCGCGATTCCGAACTCGGGACGCGCCGTGGCGGACGGCGAACTCGACGCCGATCTCGCGGATCGCGTCCGAGAACTCGGCACCGAACTCGTCGCGTACGCCGGCGTCGAGTCCGCTCCCGAACGCGCGGCCGACCGGGAGCAAGCCGCCCTGGCTGAATGA
- a CDS encoding glycosyl hydrolase: MLYAGSTDGVYRITGIADGASVATDRVLASGSVYRLASVAFDGRRGLLAAGESGLVHSWNGREWTELPVPRDAVYAVAVSPSGGRLYAGTRPSGCFVADVDSSLPTDAADWDPVAGFRRLAEREDWGIPRHDGISQVRSLETHPDAPNRLIAGVEVGGVHVSEDGGETWTARRIDGFDAPHTDDVHHLAPADAETIVASTGSGLFRSTDVGRTWTRLDTGVSQRYARESIVHEGAVYAGLAPSSSTSWNEDDGHGLFVARDGSDSLEPIDAPAADEVVVGWGVVDGDLLAATHQGTLLARRAGDWSIAGQLPTPDAALARYLPLADHPA, encoded by the coding sequence ATGTTGTACGCTGGAAGCACGGACGGCGTCTATCGGATCACCGGCATCGCCGACGGAGCATCGGTCGCGACCGATCGCGTTCTCGCCTCCGGGTCGGTGTATCGGCTCGCATCGGTCGCCTTCGACGGACGCCGGGGGCTGCTCGCGGCCGGGGAGTCCGGCCTCGTTCACTCCTGGAACGGCCGCGAGTGGACGGAACTACCGGTTCCCCGGGACGCAGTCTACGCCGTCGCCGTTTCGCCGTCGGGCGGGCGGCTCTACGCCGGCACGCGCCCGAGCGGTTGCTTCGTCGCTGACGTCGACTCGAGCCTGCCGACCGACGCGGCCGACTGGGATCCGGTCGCGGGCTTTCGCCGACTCGCCGAGCGCGAGGACTGGGGGATCCCGCGCCACGACGGCATCTCGCAGGTCCGCAGCCTCGAAACTCACCCCGATGCGCCGAACCGACTGATCGCCGGGGTCGAGGTGGGCGGCGTCCACGTCAGCGAAGACGGCGGCGAGACCTGGACGGCCCGCCGTATCGATGGTTTCGACGCTCCCCACACGGACGACGTCCACCACCTCGCGCCGGCCGACGCCGAGACGATCGTCGCCTCGACGGGCAGCGGACTCTTTCGTTCGACCGACGTCGGACGGACGTGGACCCGGCTGGATACCGGCGTCTCCCAGCGCTACGCGCGCGAATCGATCGTCCACGAGGGCGCCGTCTACGCGGGTCTCGCGCCGAGTTCCTCCACCTCGTGGAACGAAGACGACGGTCACGGTCTGTTCGTCGCCCGCGACGGTAGCGACTCGCTGGAGCCGATCGACGCGCCCGCGGCTGACGAGGTGGTCGTCGGCTGGGGCGTCGTCGACGGCGACTTGCTGGCGGCCACCCACCAGGGGACGCTGCTGGCTCGCCGAGCCGGCGACTGGTCGATCGCGGGGCAGCTTCCGACGCCCGACGCGGCGCTGGCGCGGTACCTCCCGCTCGCGGACCATCCGGCGTGA
- a CDS encoding ATP-grasp domain-containing protein, translated as MERIAIVTGEDAPDLTDDGRRLLAALERRGYDAASVRWSDSTVDWAHYDAAVLRSCWKYYLDPSRFRDWLSDLERAGVVVRNPPDVVRWNMHKSYLLELAEAGVAVVPSVLVEDTRERDLAAILERSGWERAIVKPTIGTSAAGAWTTTRETAPDDQRRFERRFRGARQHGRTASDGDDGPRLSRRGALVQAFLPEVANGERSLVFFGGEYSHAWRDLRTPDSFGVEANFDAEAEYAPASTTIGWARDVLRAAVGRLGIEPHSLPYARVDCVMRDDGPVLLELELIEPYLSFADGDGVADRLASTIVDSLDAEPPGQNNK; from the coding sequence ATGGAGCGAATCGCCATCGTCACCGGCGAGGACGCGCCGGATCTGACGGACGACGGACGGCGACTGCTCGCCGCGCTCGAACGCCGCGGGTACGACGCGGCGAGCGTCCGCTGGTCGGATTCGACGGTCGACTGGGCGCACTACGACGCGGCCGTGTTACGGTCCTGCTGGAAGTACTACCTCGACCCGTCGCGGTTTCGCGACTGGCTTTCCGACCTCGAGCGGGCGGGCGTCGTGGTCCGGAACCCGCCAGACGTGGTCCGCTGGAATATGCACAAGTCCTACCTGCTCGAACTCGCCGAGGCGGGCGTCGCCGTCGTCCCGTCCGTCCTAGTCGAAGACACGCGCGAACGCGACCTCGCCGCGATCCTCGAGCGTAGCGGCTGGGAGCGGGCGATCGTCAAGCCGACGATCGGGACCAGCGCGGCGGGGGCGTGGACGACCACGCGCGAGACGGCGCCGGACGACCAGCGTCGCTTCGAACGCAGGTTTCGCGGCGCCCGTCAGCACGGGAGGACGGCATCTGACGGCGACGACGGCCCGCGTCTCTCACGCCGGGGTGCCCTCGTCCAGGCGTTCCTCCCCGAGGTGGCGAACGGCGAACGGTCGCTCGTCTTCTTCGGCGGCGAGTACAGCCACGCGTGGCGCGACCTTCGAACGCCCGACTCGTTCGGCGTCGAGGCGAATTTCGACGCCGAAGCCGAGTACGCGCCGGCGAGCACGACGATCGGCTGGGCGAGGGACGTCCTCCGTGCGGCGGTGGGGCGTCTCGGAATCGAACCCCACTCGCTCCCGTACGCCCGGGTCGATTGCGTGATGCGCGACGACGGCCCCGTGCTGCTGGAACTCGAACTGATCGAACCCTACCTGTCGTTCGCGGACGGTGACGGCGTGGCCGATCGCCTCGCGTCGACGATCGTCGACTCGCTCGACGCCGAGCCGCCGGGACAGAACAATAAGTAA
- a CDS encoding CRISPR-associated protein Cas4, producing MSLVTFSELRSAAYCPRQCYYDRVADGREPPPRVERIRELAFRYADSLTADHESLASAPIAVDPATYQARLNRARTTNDRWDDLCSPADREVLVAGRDCRGIVDKVLDSPLEPAVVATGAPPDRGVWETHSVTAVAAAKALAWANGEPVETATVEYPAHGVVRRIDLTTRRKAAYRRTLRTVREIDGPPPRIDDRSKCETCTYAPRCGVRTRTLRSRLERRRG from the coding sequence GTGTCACTCGTCACGTTCAGCGAGTTACGGTCGGCCGCGTACTGTCCTCGCCAGTGTTACTACGATCGCGTCGCCGACGGCCGGGAACCGCCGCCGCGCGTCGAGCGGATCCGCGAGCTGGCCTTCCGGTACGCGGACTCCCTCACCGCCGATCACGAATCGCTCGCGTCGGCGCCGATCGCGGTCGATCCGGCGACCTACCAGGCGCGGCTCAACCGCGCGCGGACGACGAACGACCGGTGGGACGACCTCTGTTCGCCCGCCGACCGCGAGGTCCTCGTCGCGGGGCGGGACTGTCGCGGCATCGTCGACAAGGTGCTCGATTCGCCGCTCGAACCCGCCGTCGTCGCGACCGGCGCGCCGCCCGACCGCGGCGTCTGGGAGACCCACTCGGTCACGGCCGTCGCCGCCGCGAAGGCGCTGGCCTGGGCCAACGGGGAGCCGGTCGAGACGGCCACCGTGGAGTACCCGGCCCACGGCGTCGTCCGACGGATCGACCTGACGACGCGACGAAAAGCCGCCTACCGCCGCACGCTTCGTACGGTCCGTGAGATCGACGGTCCGCCGCCGCGGATCGACGACCGTTCGAAGTGCGAGACCTGCACCTACGCGCCCCGGTGCGGTGTCCGGACGCGAACCCTTCGCTCGCGGCTTGAGCGTCGTCGCGGATAA
- a CDS encoding glutaredoxin family protein → MSSDAIASTTETPSITLYRLQGCPYCERVVRVLDELDLAYHSRFVEPLHSRRNAVKRVAGTRTVPVVVDERTGVTMAESANIVSYLETTYGESATDEVSAVAAGGED, encoded by the coding sequence ATGTCGTCCGACGCGATTGCCTCGACCACCGAAACCCCGTCGATAACGCTCTACCGGCTCCAGGGCTGTCCGTACTGCGAGCGCGTCGTCAGAGTCCTCGACGAGCTGGACCTCGCGTACCACTCCCGCTTCGTCGAACCGCTTCACTCCCGACGAAACGCCGTCAAACGCGTCGCCGGCACCCGAACGGTCCCCGTCGTCGTCGACGAGCGGACCGGGGTGACGATGGCCGAGAGCGCGAACATCGTCTCGTACCTGGAGACGACCTACGGGGAGTCGGCGACCGACGAGGTGTCAGCCGTCGCGGCCGGAGGTGAAGACTGA
- a CDS encoding SHOCT domain-containing protein → MGRSTSELLGALVAVTAVATLPLGILATLFIGWQLGTAVFVLGWFLVVPTLAILAGVIEDDERERVSDRDAAANESDPLETLRERYARGEIGEAEFERRVDELLETDPDEPESRVGGREREYE, encoded by the coding sequence ATGGGCCGTTCGACGTCTGAGCTGCTCGGCGCGCTCGTCGCGGTGACGGCCGTCGCGACGCTTCCGCTCGGCATCCTCGCGACGCTCTTCATCGGCTGGCAACTCGGAACGGCCGTCTTCGTCCTCGGCTGGTTCCTCGTCGTGCCGACGCTCGCGATCCTGGCGGGAGTCATCGAGGACGACGAACGCGAGCGGGTGAGCGACCGCGACGCGGCCGCGAACGAATCCGATCCGCTCGAGACCCTGCGCGAACGCTACGCTCGCGGCGAGATCGGCGAGGCCGAATTCGAGCGCCGCGTCGACGAGTTGCTCGAGACGGACCCGGACGAACCCGAGTCGCGGGTCGGCGGTCGAGAGCGCGAGTACGAGTGA
- a CDS encoding L-threonylcarbamoyladenylate synthase: MSAIREAAEAVADGELVVYPTETVYGLGADATNPAAVERVFEAKGRDRSNPISLAVPSVPAALEHVHASDRERRFMATFLPGPVTVLCRRRDSVPDVLTSGRERVGVRVPDHPLALRLCERAERPITATSANVSGNPSARTARDVDPAIREAAAVVLDGGETGGTESTVVDVSTETIHRRGADAERIERWLAAN; this comes from the coding sequence ATGAGTGCGATCCGCGAGGCGGCCGAGGCCGTCGCCGACGGCGAGCTGGTCGTCTACCCGACCGAAACCGTCTACGGCCTCGGCGCGGACGCGACGAATCCGGCGGCGGTCGAGCGCGTCTTCGAGGCGAAGGGCCGCGACCGCTCGAACCCGATCTCGCTCGCGGTGCCGTCGGTGCCCGCCGCGCTCGAACACGTCCACGCGAGCGACCGGGAACGCCGATTCATGGCGACGTTCCTGCCGGGCCCCGTCACGGTACTCTGTCGCCGCCGCGATAGCGTCCCGGACGTGTTGACGTCCGGTCGCGAGCGCGTCGGCGTTCGCGTCCCGGATCACCCGCTCGCGTTGCGACTCTGCGAGCGGGCCGAGCGCCCGATCACGGCGACCAGCGCGAACGTCAGCGGCAATCCGAGCGCCCGGACGGCGAGGGACGTCGACCCCGCGATCCGCGAGGCGGCCGCGGTCGTCCTCGACGGCGGCGAGACCGGCGGCACCGAGAGCACCGTCGTCGACGTCTCGACGGAGACGATTCACCGCCGCGGCGCGGACGCCGAGCGGATCGAACGCTGGCTCGCGGCGAACTGA
- a CDS encoding redoxin domain-containing protein yields MVDFDVVDLGPTDHVAVGETAPDFTRPLATAEEWADRSLASIADDGPTVLVFTTMAGAFLAKYTLTELRDRGVGIADPVHGADADDAVAATDPGSDAATVVAVSISSPYELVRFLDENELPYGVFSDPANEVAEAYGVVHDLDGMAAIAEPRPAIFVLDDERTIEYAWVAEEWPDTPPYDDVEAAIDDL; encoded by the coding sequence GTGGTCGACTTCGACGTCGTCGACCTCGGCCCGACCGATCACGTCGCCGTCGGCGAGACGGCGCCCGACTTCACCCGCCCGCTCGCGACCGCCGAGGAGTGGGCCGACCGCTCGCTCGCGTCGATCGCCGACGACGGTCCCACCGTCCTGGTCTTCACGACGATGGCCGGCGCCTTCCTCGCGAAGTACACGCTGACCGAGCTTCGCGATCGCGGCGTCGGGATCGCGGATCCCGTCCACGGCGCCGACGCCGACGATGCCGTCGCCGCGACCGATCCCGGGTCCGACGCGGCGACCGTCGTCGCCGTCTCCATCTCGAGTCCGTACGAACTCGTCCGCTTTCTCGACGAGAACGAGTTGCCCTACGGCGTCTTCTCGGATCCCGCGAACGAGGTTGCCGAGGCCTACGGCGTCGTCCACGACCTCGACGGCATGGCGGCCATCGCGGAACCCCGGCCGGCGATCTTCGTTCTCGACGACGAGCGGACGATCGAGTACGCCTGGGTGGCCGAGGAGTGGCCCGACACGCCGCCGTACGACGACGTCGAAGCCGCGATCGACGATCTGTAA
- a CDS encoding transcription initiation factor IIB — MGDGGDGWCCPECAGRLRPSGTERFCEECGLVVDGDPIDRGPEWRSFEAETRRRTGAPLTRSRHDRGLSTEIGYRAAGRITGRKRTQLSRMRREHARARISTTAKQNQVSGYTEIGRLVGDLSLPGDAREEACRLFETAQTAGLLPGRSVEGFAAACVYATARSIDLPRTMTEVLDEARAEASELKTAYAAMNRELGLPTGPIDPATYLPRFASELDLDADVERQARRYLATLSANDAIGASNPGGVAAACLYRAATERGCDVTQVEAGEVAGVSPVTIRSTVRRVRELA, encoded by the coding sequence ATGGGAGACGGAGGTGACGGGTGGTGCTGCCCTGAGTGTGCCGGGCGGCTCCGCCCCTCGGGGACGGAACGGTTCTGTGAAGAGTGCGGACTCGTCGTCGACGGGGACCCGATCGACCGCGGCCCGGAGTGGCGCTCGTTCGAGGCGGAGACGCGGCGACGAACCGGCGCGCCGCTGACCAGATCGCGTCACGATCGCGGCCTCTCGACGGAGATCGGTTACCGGGCGGCGGGGCGGATCACCGGCCGGAAACGAACGCAACTATCGCGCATGCGACGGGAACACGCGCGAGCGAGGATTTCGACGACGGCGAAACAAAATCAGGTCAGCGGCTACACCGAAATCGGACGGCTCGTCGGCGACCTCTCGCTGCCAGGCGACGCCCGCGAGGAGGCCTGTCGACTCTTCGAGACCGCACAGACGGCGGGGCTCCTGCCGGGCCGATCGGTCGAGGGATTCGCCGCGGCCTGCGTCTACGCCACCGCGCGCTCGATCGACCTGCCGCGGACGATGACGGAAGTTCTCGACGAGGCGCGGGCCGAGGCGAGCGAACTCAAGACGGCCTACGCGGCGATGAACCGCGAACTCGGCCTGCCGACGGGCCCGATCGACCCGGCGACGTACCTGCCGCGGTTCGCCTCGGAACTCGATCTCGACGCCGACGTCGAGCGCCAGGCCAGGCGGTACCTCGCGACGCTCTCGGCGAACGACGCGATCGGGGCCAGCAACCCCGGCGGCGTCGCCGCGGCCTGTCTCTACCGGGCGGCAACCGAACGCGGCTGTGACGTGACGCAGGTCGAGGCCGGCGAGGTAGCCGGCGTCTCGCCGGTCACGATCAGGTCGACCGTGCGGCGGGTTCGCGAACTCGCCTGA
- a CDS encoding minichromosome maintenance protein MCM, whose protein sequence is MAQAGNEELIDSFDRFFRDYYDGAIKELAQRYPTEQRSLAVDWDDLYRYDPDLADDYLAQPEQLQRYAEEALRLYDLPIDVSLGRAHVRIRNLPETESPEIREIRAEHMNRLVEVRGIVRKATDVRPKVEEAAFECQLCGTLTRIPQSTSDFQEPHECQGCERQGPFQVNFDQSEFVDSQKLRIQESPEGLRGGETPQAIDIHIEDDITGEVTPGDHVSATGVLRLEQQGTDQEKSPVFDFYMEGVSVEIDEEQFEDMDITEDDKAEIVRLSEREDIYERMVDSIAPSIYGYEQEKLSMMLQLFSGVTKHLPDGSRIRGDLHMLLIGDPGTGKSQLLSYIQNIAPRSVYTSGKGSSSAGLTAAAVRDDFGDGQQWSLEAGALVLADQGIAAVDELDKMAPDDRSAMHEALEQQKISVSKAGINATLKSRCSLLGAANPKYGRFDQYEPIGEQIDLEPALISRFDLIFTVTDQPDEEKDANLAEHILRTNYAGELTTQREEMTSHDVTTDEIEEMTETVDPAIDADLLRKYVAYAKQNCHPRMTEDAREAIQDFYVDLRSKGVDEDAPVPVTARQLEALVRLAEASARIRLSDTVSREDAERIIEITRACLQDIGVDPETGEFDADIVEAGTSKSQRDRIKNIKALIADVEEEYDEGAPTDVVLERAGEIGMDESKAEHEIEKLKQKGEVYEPKTDHLRTT, encoded by the coding sequence ATGGCGCAAGCGGGGAACGAAGAACTCATCGACTCGTTCGATCGGTTCTTCCGCGACTACTACGACGGGGCGATCAAGGAACTCGCCCAGCGCTATCCGACGGAACAGCGCTCGCTCGCGGTCGACTGGGACGATCTCTATCGCTACGACCCGGATCTGGCCGACGACTACCTGGCCCAGCCCGAACAGCTCCAGCGCTACGCCGAGGAGGCGCTGCGGCTCTACGACCTCCCGATCGACGTCAGCCTCGGGCGCGCGCACGTCAGGATTCGCAACCTCCCGGAGACGGAGTCGCCCGAGATCCGCGAGATCCGCGCCGAGCACATGAACCGCCTCGTCGAGGTTCGCGGCATCGTTCGCAAGGCGACGGACGTCCGCCCGAAGGTCGAGGAGGCCGCCTTCGAGTGCCAGCTCTGTGGCACCCTCACGCGCATCCCGCAGTCGACGAGCGACTTCCAGGAGCCCCACGAGTGTCAGGGCTGCGAGCGACAGGGTCCCTTCCAGGTCAATTTCGACCAGTCGGAGTTCGTCGACTCCCAGAAGCTGCGCATTCAGGAGAGTCCCGAGGGCCTGCGCGGCGGCGAGACGCCGCAGGCGATCGACATCCACATCGAGGACGACATCACCGGCGAGGTCACGCCGGGCGATCACGTCTCCGCGACGGGCGTCCTCCGGCTCGAACAGCAGGGCACCGACCAGGAGAAGTCGCCCGTCTTCGACTTCTACATGGAGGGCGTCTCCGTCGAGATCGACGAGGAACAGTTCGAGGACATGGACATCACCGAGGACGACAAGGCCGAGATCGTCCGCCTCTCCGAGCGCGAGGACATCTACGAGCGGATGGTCGACTCCATCGCCCCCTCGATCTACGGCTACGAGCAGGAGAAGCTCTCGATGATGCTCCAGCTCTTCTCCGGCGTCACCAAGCACCTCCCCGACGGCTCCCGGATCCGCGGTGACCTCCACATGTTGCTGATCGGTGATCCCGGTACGGGTAAATCGCAGCTCTTATCATATATACAAAATATCGCGCCCCGGTCGGTCTACACCTCCGGGAAGGGCAGCAGTAGCGCTGGGCTTACCGCTGCTGCTGTGAGGGACGACTTCGGCGACGGCCAGCAGTGGTCGCTCGAAGCCGGTGCCCTCGTCCTCGCCGACCAGGGGATCGCCGCCGTCGACGAGCTCGACAAGATGGCGCCGGACGATCGCTCGGCCATGCACGAAGCGCTCGAGCAGCAGAAGATTTCGGTGTCCAAGGCCGGCATCAACGCGACTCTCAAGTCTCGCTGTTCGCTGCTGGGCGCGGCGAACCCGAAGTACGGTCGCTTCGACCAGTACGAACCCATCGGCGAGCAGATCGACCTCGAACCGGCCCTCATCTCGCGATTCGACCTCATCTTCACGGTCACGGACCAGCCCGACGAGGAGAAGGACGCCAACCTCGCAGAGCACATCCTGCGGACGAATTACGCCGGCGAGCTGACCACCCAGCGCGAGGAGATGACCTCGCACGACGTCACCACCGACGAGATCGAGGAGATGACCGAGACCGTGGACCCGGCGATCGACGCCGACCTCCTCCGGAAGTACGTCGCCTACGCCAAGCAGAACTGCCACCCGCGGATGACGGAAGACGCCCGCGAGGCGATCCAGGACTTCTACGTCGACCTGCGTTCGAAGGGCGTCGACGAGGACGCACCGGTCCCGGTCACCGCCCGTCAGCTCGAAGCATTAGTGCGCCTGGCGGAAGCCAGCGCCCGCATCCGCCTCTCCGATACCGTCAGTCGCGAGGACGCAGAGCGTATCATCGAGATCACGCGCGCCTGCCTCCAGGACATCGGCGTCGACCCGGAGACGGGCGAGTTCGACGCCGACATCGTCGAGGCCGGCACCTCGAAGTCCCAGCGCGACCGCATCAAGAACATCAAGGCGCTCATCGCCGACGTCGAGGAGGAGTACGACGAGGGCGCGCCGACCGATGTCGTCCTCGAACGCGCCGGCGAGATCGGCATGGACGAGTCGAAAGCCGAACACGAGATCGAGAAGCTCAAACAGAAGGGCGAGGTCTACGAACCGAAGACGGATCACTTGCGGACTACTTAG